The nucleotide sequence GCGGAGGTAGTGGGTGGCCTGGACAGAGCACATGTCAGTACTGGAAGAACGCCATGGTGGGATTCTCGACTGACCTCCCGGTAGACAACTTCAGCCGCCCGGTACCACCggttgagggggagctggggcAGGAAGTCATATTGCAAACCCAGGTCTGTGAGCTCCTTAACCGATAACGGCCGGTCGCTGTCCATGTTTGGCGTTGAAGCCATTGTGATTTGGTAGAACAGCTGCAGTTGACCTGTTTGGTTGGATGTATCTCGAACAAGAGAACGCGACACCCCACCATCCTTGCCCTGGGCCGCCTGGCGGGGCAAAGATCAGCCAAGTAAGCCAAGCCATGCACGGGCCCCCAGTGAGGCGAACGTTACACGTGAGAGTATCACGTGAGACTCTTTGTGGATCAGACCGATGCGCAACGCACGGATATGGCTTGGCACTTGAGCTGAGCGTTGGACAAGGCGAAGCTACAAAAATTCGATGGTGTCAAGAGAATGGCATCTTGTTGGCGAGACCGAGTTTGGTGAGATATTTTCTTCTGACCGCTTGTTGAGATTTTATCAAACTTCGGAGAATAACGGAAAATACCCTGGATTTCATCAGAAAAACCAGTCAACAAAATTACACACAGACCTGAATCCAACTGCAGCTGATCGCGATGCCAGAACTTTTTGCCAAGAACACGGCCGATATCTCTTGGTCACAATTCGGGCGGATAGGGCCGAATGCCGAGCATCTTCAATCAAGGCCaaacatccatccatcaaccATTGTCGATGGCATTGACAAATTCTGATGTTGAACACCACGCAAAAACGTAATCGGAATATGTCGGGTCGGAAATTAGGGCGGTGATATAGCGAGGACGGGTTACACGTCGCTACCAGCAACCCTCCTGGTCGTCTGAAGGGGCGGAAGTGCCACCAACTGCGCCTTGccacgaaaaaaaaaaaaagaagcgtTGAGTTGGTGCCTCATCTCGCGCCGTGGTGAGAGAGACCCGACCCGTTACAGGGAGCCAAGAGAATTGTTTTTCCTATCTTTGGTAATATGACCGCCTATGCCGGGCCTGTCCGCTTGGTTTTGTATGAGGTGTTGGGTAGTACCGTGTAGGTATTAAAGGGTTGATGTTGCCACTGTTTGTTTCGTAAATGTTGATCTTGAACTTTTTTTGTTTATATAAAGGCGTCCATCTCACAATATCTACCTGATAAGTAAACAATCATCAAGCTACTTCATCATACCTACTTGCAGAGTACTATCGAGATACTTCACACAAACTATTCCTTCAGTACCACATataccaccatcaccatggcgATTTCACTCCCCCACCAAAGGCCATCAagcccaccaacctccaaacTCCACCGTTAGtgcccccttctccccgtATCCATCAACACCCAGGCTTACTAACCTCCCCCATAGAAGCCCTCCTCACagccctctcccccttgaCCCTAACGcacacccacctctccctcccccaataccaccccaccctcctcgccaccgCGGtgaccaccctcaccaaaaTCTACTCCTGTCcgatcaccccctccctccctcagctcttgtccgccatcctcccagaggaaaccctccccatcctcttcgaCACAACAggcgccctcctctccggcCTTGACGACCAGGCCAAAACCATTCTTTATATCCAGGCCGTCACCGGGCTAGTTCTCATCTTTGAGCACCTCTGCAAACATGGGGACATCACTGCTGGCGTGGTGGATAGAGAGCTGAGGTTGTTTGAGCAGAGCAAGCAAAAGAGAAGTGTGCTGGAAAGGAtcgaggaagggggtttgttgggggAGTGTTATACCGttgaggcggtggtggagtttaTTGTGGGGGTTATTGACgagcaagaaaaagaagaggtggTGAATGAGGTTGAGATTGAGCAGGTGGTGACGAATGAGAAGGTTGactgggagatggggagcaGGCCGTATGGGAATATGGGCTTGCCGTGGGGGTTTACCATTATGGCTTTGAACTAGAGATCATGACCGGGAGGGTGtgaaggaaggggaggattATGTCTTTTGTAATATCTTTTGGTGGACTGTAACATTAACAAATCTCCATTCTGGGTTTGGATAGATCGGGTTGCTTTGGGGGAAATGGCTGGACCGTCTTAGATAGATACATGAACAGTTAGACTGATAGGTTTGGGATTATGTGGTAATAAGGGTAATGAATAATGATATGTCGCAACTCACTTATACTCGTCAAAATTGCACTGTGGTCATACACAACCAAAAACAACTATTGCAAGAAACACGGTATTTTTATTCTCACAAGTTTAAGCGCGCCCCTTGACAGCCTGAGGGCCAGCACCAACGGCAGCCTGAGCACTGGTTTGAACCTGAATGATCtcggtcttcttcttctccatcttggccTGCGTCTCCTTGATGTGGCCTTCCAGTCTCGTGCTGTATCCCAAGTCAGTCTCCAGATAGCCACCAACATGGCAGAGATATAACTTACATTTCCTTTTCAATAAACTCCAACCGCCCCTTCACCGTGCTCTCCGCATCTGTCCTGTCCTGCTTCAAGAGCACTGGCCCGATGAGCTTGTAGATGGTCTCGCCGtctttgagcttctcgaaTTCCTGTTCTGTTGTCAATGTCATCCTGGCCGATCTCCATGGTGGGACACGAACCTGTTGTACGCCCAAATTCTCCTGCATCTGAGCCTCCAGCTTTTGCCGAGACGTTACTGTGTCTTGGAGATCTAGAGACAGATGTTAGCAAGCTGTGGACGAACAGATGACGGTGAATGGGGGGGTACCTTTTTGTAGCTTGGCGTAGTCCTCAGAGAGGGCCTGAAGCCGACGTTGGATATCAGCCATGTTGACTATTTCTTGTCCGGGATAACCTCAGGAATGGCCCTGGGAACGGATTGGATAAGGTGAGCAAGCCGATATCTTCGCCTCAACAGCCGCTGTGATGACGAGAGTTGGGCAGTGTTGAGAAAAGTGGGGTGCTGGCGCAAATGAGAATCCGCAAAATGCTGCCTGCTAGTTACTCAGCACTCGAAACGATGACGGGTCGCAGGAAAAGATCAAATGAATGTAGAGGTATATTCttgt is from Podospora pseudopauciseta strain CBS 411.78 chromosome 5 map unlocalized CBS411.78m_5.2, whole genome shotgun sequence and encodes:
- a CDS encoding uncharacterized protein (EggNog:ENOG503PFVA), with protein sequence MAISLPHQRPSSPPTSKLHQALLTALSPLTLTHTHLSLPQYHPTLLATAVTTLTKIYSCPITPSLPQLLSAILPEETLPILFDTTGALLSGLDDQAKTILYIQAVTGLVLIFEHLCKHGDITAGVVDRELRLFEQSKQKRSVLERIEEGGLLGECYTVEAVVEFIVGVIDEQEKEEVVNEVEIEQVVTNEKVDWEMGSRPYGNMGLPWGFTIMALN
- the YKE2 gene encoding Prefoldin subunit 6 (BUSCO:EOG09265E8A; COG:O; EggNog:ENOG503P59T); the encoded protein is MADIQRRLQALSEDYAKLQKDLQDTVTSRQKLEAQMQENLGVQQVRVPPWRSARMTLTTEQEFEKLKDGETIYKLIGPVLLKQDRTDAESTVKGRLEFIEKEITRLEGHIKETQAKMEKKKTEIIQVQTSAQAAVGAGPQAVKGRA